A DNA window from Nitratidesulfovibrio sp. contains the following coding sequences:
- a CDS encoding ATP-binding protein: MDIADKNTERSTLIIAVMALVTIGLSLIVSTGQTLNRQEEAGTQHLILTARSVLQAVETSLRRGLFMRPNGPGLFSPGTAELFRELEQSGDVLFVGIIDRQGGRVLTSRPTQESGGTLVFPPEALQDLAQKGEWHGRATFGKLSAYVYGKRILPRSHTLLHDPELDDGEQVRPEAGGDGGGPHGPNSSGPSGLSGSPGSPGSFGQGDFASDDPDQLPTFLVVGLDMAKHLAVYRGFRQNALFQAAYILAAAVFIWVLTMSFLKRREQAGRAAVLERFQARLVDNLPDGLLTITQDNVVRAANPAAHDILKARDGSLAGTDVADLPPEIAGCIAGPDSGATPGWANRTVDGAHLEILTLPIRESDEEHDRLVIIRDRTQIRELEKSLSEAEKLAAVGTLAAGVAHEIRNPLSALRGFAQYFAKKLAGKQPDENYAQTMVREADRLNRVITDLLYLARPRAIEPREVSLGQLAAELESLVRFDAGKLGVHMRTSLGPDLVMADEDALKQALLNLVLNSLDALAQCPQPVGGGGREVHISSMAADGGVWVFVRDTGPGMSREQREQAFEPFYTTKKKGTGLGLALVHKTMRDHGGRAQIDSEVGRGTTVALFFPGAASAARPGRHGEQNGADAQDARDAQRGGDPLDHGADIPAGNCPGAAAFDMAKTHEGGPDGTTPGKDARNEDGHGHSAKSPAEQSPAGQAATDTVIDITEDK; the protein is encoded by the coding sequence ATGGACATTGCCGACAAGAACACCGAGCGCAGCACCCTGATCATCGCGGTGATGGCGCTGGTGACCATCGGGCTCTCGCTCATCGTTTCCACCGGGCAGACCCTGAACCGCCAGGAAGAGGCGGGCACACAACACCTCATCCTTACCGCCCGCTCGGTGTTGCAGGCGGTGGAAACCTCACTGCGGCGCGGGCTGTTCATGCGGCCCAACGGCCCCGGCCTGTTCAGCCCAGGCACGGCGGAGCTGTTCCGCGAACTGGAGCAGAGTGGCGACGTGCTGTTCGTGGGCATCATCGACCGGCAGGGGGGGCGGGTGCTGACCTCGCGCCCCACGCAGGAGTCGGGCGGCACACTGGTCTTTCCGCCCGAGGCATTGCAGGATCTGGCCCAGAAGGGCGAATGGCATGGCCGCGCCACCTTCGGCAAGCTGAGTGCCTACGTGTACGGCAAGCGCATCCTGCCGCGCAGCCATACCCTGCTGCACGACCCGGAACTGGATGACGGCGAGCAGGTTCGCCCGGAGGCGGGGGGCGACGGAGGGGGGCCGCATGGTCCCAACTCGTCTGGCCCGTCTGGCCTGTCTGGTTCGCCCGGTTCGCCCGGTTCTTTCGGTCAGGGCGACTTTGCCTCGGACGATCCCGACCAGTTGCCCACCTTTCTGGTGGTGGGGCTGGACATGGCCAAGCACCTCGCCGTGTATCGGGGCTTTCGCCAGAACGCGCTGTTCCAGGCGGCGTACATCCTGGCGGCGGCGGTGTTCATCTGGGTGCTGACCATGAGCTTCCTGAAGCGCCGCGAGCAGGCGGGCCGTGCCGCCGTGCTGGAGCGATTCCAGGCCCGGCTGGTGGACAACCTGCCCGACGGCCTGCTGACCATCACCCAGGACAACGTGGTGCGCGCGGCCAACCCGGCGGCCCATGACATCCTGAAGGCCCGCGACGGCAGTCTGGCGGGCACCGACGTGGCCGACCTGCCTCCCGAAATCGCCGGATGCATCGCGGGACCGGACAGCGGTGCCACGCCCGGCTGGGCCAACCGCACCGTGGACGGCGCGCACCTGGAAATCCTTACCCTGCCCATTCGCGAAAGCGACGAGGAACACGACCGCCTCGTGATCATTCGCGACCGCACCCAGATCCGCGAACTGGAAAAGAGCCTGAGCGAGGCGGAAAAACTGGCCGCCGTGGGCACCCTGGCCGCCGGGGTCGCGCACGAGATACGCAACCCGCTTTCCGCCTTGCGGGGGTTTGCCCAGTATTTCGCCAAGAAGCTGGCGGGCAAGCAGCCGGACGAAAACTACGCCCAGACCATGGTGCGCGAGGCCGATCGCCTGAACCGGGTCATCACCGACCTGCTGTACCTGGCCAGGCCGCGCGCCATTGAGCCGCGCGAGGTCAGCCTGGGCCAACTGGCGGCGGAACTGGAAAGCCTGGTCCGCTTCGATGCGGGCAAGCTGGGGGTGCACATGCGCACCAGCCTGGGACCCGACCTGGTCATGGCCGACGAGGACGCCCTGAAGCAGGCCCTGCTGAACCTGGTCCTGAACAGCCTGGACGCGCTGGCGCAGTGCCCGCAACCCGTCGGTGGCGGCGGGCGCGAGGTCCACATCTCGTCCATGGCTGCTGACGGCGGTGTGTGGGTGTTCGTGCGCGACACCGGGCCGGGCATGAGCCGCGAGCAGCGCGAGCAGGCCTTTGAGCCGTTCTACACCACCAAGAAGAAGGGCACCGGCCTTGGCCTTGCCCTGGTGCACAAGACCATGCGCGACCACGGCGGCCGGGCGCAGATAGATTCCGAGGTGGGGCGCGGCACCACGGTGGCGCTGTTCTTTCCGGGGGCGGCATCTGCCGCCCGGCCCGGCAGGCACGGTGAGCAGAACGGCGCCGATGCCCAGGACGCAAGGGACGCCCAACGAGGCGGTGACCCGCTGGACCATGGCGCGGACATTCCGGCGGGCAATTGCCCCGGCGCGGCGGCCTTCGACATGGCCAAGACCCATGAGGGAGGACCCGACGGCACCACGCCGGGCAAGGACGCCCGGAACGAGGACGGCCACGGACACTCCGCGAAGTCTCCGGCGGAACAATCCCCGGCAGGCCAGGCCGCCACGGATACGGTCATCGACATAACCGAGGACAAATGA
- a CDS encoding tetratricopeptide repeat protein: MSGLRRVFVVAVLAVAAGIMSGCSGASMRASSLLEQGRYAEAATAYAQVSAENPSDWRAGVRHGYALYRLGDYTAARAVLAPLMDDWRPAEYARFWSGIAAIAARDGDAARAAWGGWSTDRLEVLRAVRPRVALLRSDELALGPQAADMYAREAAQANALEEMKRSRDMFRRGMDKGDVPDPAQPPSPVEYLP; the protein is encoded by the coding sequence ATGAGCGGGTTGCGGCGAGTTTTCGTTGTTGCGGTGCTTGCTGTCGCGGCGGGCATCATGTCCGGGTGTTCCGGCGCAAGCATGCGGGCCTCGTCCCTGCTGGAGCAGGGGCGGTACGCAGAGGCGGCCACGGCGTATGCCCAGGTGAGTGCGGAAAATCCGTCCGACTGGCGGGCCGGGGTGCGCCATGGGTACGCCCTGTACCGGCTGGGCGACTACACCGCCGCCCGCGCCGTGCTGGCGCCGTTGATGGACGACTGGCGCCCGGCGGAATATGCGCGGTTCTGGTCGGGCATAGCGGCCATTGCCGCGCGCGACGGCGATGCGGCCCGCGCGGCGTGGGGCGGCTGGAGCACGGACAGGCTGGAGGTGCTGCGGGCGGTGCGCCCGCGCGTCGCGCTGCTGCGCAGCGACGAATTGGCCCTGGGACCACAGGCGGCGGACATGTACGCGCGCGAGGCCGCCCAGGCCAACGCCCTGGAAGAGATGAAGCGTTCGCGCGACATGTTCCGCCGTGGCATGGACAAGGGCGACGTGCCCGATCCGGCGCAGCCGCCTTCTCCCGTGGAATACCTGCCGTAG
- a CDS encoding sigma 54-interacting transcriptional regulator yields the protein MKRLLVIDDEPGHRLMVRAVMEDSGWNVEEAGSGEEGLELLAQDRVNVVLLDMRMPGMDGQETLARIQEMYPGLPVVMLTAFGTVGSAVVAMKKGAFDYLTKPADNEELTAVLEKAWDFGRLLEENENLRRRLSDDDPTAPIVGASQAMCRVRDFIRQAGPSEATILVMGESGTGKELIAQGLHDASNRADQPLVKVNCAALPGHLLESELFGYMKGAFTGAVRDKPGRFQLARGGTLFLDEIGELPLELQSKLLRALQERVVEPLGAVRPVPVDVRIIAATNRDLRRAAEAGEFREDLFFRLNVLEVVSPPLRDRLEDLPMLAGRLLERLCRKNKKGIRSVSPEFLDALMRYSWPGNVRELENVLERALILSRSDTLGPDSLPAQVLAERPDRLDRPDRLDRPDRLDRPDRLDRPDRLDRPDRSDRAERWDRAQDRAQERQRSDRPDMSDRSGAVDRPFERQGRGWGPDTMPGAQRGDAGWPGEGDGPMSGGYGGGVPGAYPGSLDDAERDALLRALEVHGGHRERTADALGISRRTLQYKLKKFGLIRRGM from the coding sequence ATGAAGCGACTTCTGGTCATCGACGACGAACCCGGTCACCGCCTGATGGTCCGCGCTGTCATGGAGGACAGCGGCTGGAACGTGGAAGAGGCCGGTTCCGGCGAGGAAGGCCTGGAACTGCTGGCCCAGGACCGCGTGAACGTGGTGCTGCTGGACATGCGCATGCCCGGCATGGACGGGCAGGAGACCCTGGCCCGCATTCAGGAGATGTATCCCGGTCTGCCCGTGGTCATGCTGACCGCCTTCGGCACCGTGGGTTCCGCCGTGGTGGCCATGAAAAAGGGCGCCTTCGACTACCTGACCAAGCCTGCCGACAACGAGGAACTGACCGCCGTGCTTGAGAAGGCCTGGGACTTCGGCAGGCTGCTGGAAGAAAACGAGAACCTGCGCCGCCGCCTGAGCGACGACGACCCCACGGCGCCCATCGTGGGGGCCAGCCAGGCCATGTGCCGGGTGCGCGACTTCATCCGCCAGGCTGGCCCCAGCGAGGCCACCATCCTGGTCATGGGCGAATCGGGCACCGGCAAGGAGCTCATCGCCCAGGGCCTGCACGATGCCAGCAACCGTGCCGACCAGCCGCTGGTGAAGGTGAACTGCGCGGCCCTGCCCGGCCATCTGCTGGAAAGCGAACTTTTCGGGTACATGAAGGGGGCGTTCACCGGGGCCGTGCGCGACAAGCCGGGGCGCTTCCAACTGGCGCGCGGCGGCACGCTGTTTCTTGACGAAATAGGCGAACTGCCCCTGGAATTGCAGTCCAAGCTGCTGCGCGCCCTGCAGGAGCGCGTGGTGGAACCCCTGGGGGCGGTACGCCCGGTGCCCGTGGACGTGCGCATCATCGCCGCCACCAACCGCGACCTCAGGCGCGCGGCGGAAGCGGGCGAATTCCGCGAGGACCTCTTTTTCCGGCTCAACGTGCTGGAGGTGGTTTCCCCACCCCTGCGCGACCGGCTGGAGGACCTGCCCATGCTGGCCGGGCGGCTGCTGGAACGGCTGTGCCGCAAGAACAAGAAGGGCATCCGCAGCGTGAGTCCGGAATTTCTCGACGCACTGATGCGCTATTCCTGGCCCGGCAACGTGCGCGAACTGGAAAACGTGCTGGAGCGGGCGTTGATTCTCAGTCGCTCGGACACCCTGGGGCCGGACTCGCTGCCCGCGCAGGTGCTGGCGGAACGCCCAGATCGGTTGGACCGGCCGGATCGTTTGGACAGGCCGGATCGGTTGGACAGGCCGGACAGGTTGGACAGGCCGGACAGGTTGGACAGGCCGGACAGATCGGACCGGGCGGAACGTTGGGACAGGGCACAGGACAGGGCACAGGAACGCCAGCGGTCCGACAGGCCAGACATGTCTGACAGATCAGGCGCGGTTGACCGTCCCTTCGAGCGGCAGGGCAGGGGGTGGGGACCGGACACAATGCCCGGTGCGCAACGCGGCGATGCGGGCTGGCCCGGAGAGGGCGACGGCCCCATGTCAGGGGGCTACGGTGGCGGGGTGCCGGGGGCATACCCCGGCTCGTTGGACGACGCGGAGCGCGACGCCCTGCTGCGCGCGCTGGAAGTGCACGGCGGACATCGGGAACGCACGGCCGATGCGCTGGGTATCAGTCGGCGTACCCTGCAATACAAGCTGAAGAAGTTCGGGTTGATCCGGCGCGGCATGTAG
- a CDS encoding Hpt domain-containing protein, producing MSQSPLPLVFDIDGVLHRLQGDREFLALLLDTFLPDFTDRLAKMQAALGEGRLDDLARLAHSLKGASATIGASRLHHRAAALDQACRNEDMATARLEWLGLLEDAEATRASITAWLAANRT from the coding sequence ATGAGCCAGTCCCCCCTCCCTCTCGTATTCGACATCGACGGAGTACTGCACCGCCTGCAGGGCGACCGCGAATTCCTTGCGCTGTTGCTCGACACCTTCCTGCCCGATTTCACCGACCGGCTGGCCAAGATGCAGGCCGCCCTGGGTGAAGGGCGGTTGGACGATCTTGCGCGCCTTGCCCACAGTCTGAAAGGGGCGTCGGCCACCATCGGCGCATCACGCCTGCACCATCGGGCCGCAGCCCTGGATCAGGCCTGCCGCAACGAGGACATGGCGACCGCCCGGCTGGAATGGCTGGGCCTGCTGGAAGATGCAGAAGCCACGCGTGCCAGCATAACGGCGTGGCTGGCGGCCAACAGAACCTGA